Proteins co-encoded in one Plectropomus leopardus isolate mb chromosome 14, YSFRI_Pleo_2.0, whole genome shotgun sequence genomic window:
- the erg28 gene encoding ergosterol biosynthetic protein 28 homolog, translated as MSRFLNVLRSWLVMVSVIAMGNTVQSFRDHSFLSEKLYTGTPEFVNGLQARTFGIWTLLSSIIRCSCAIDIQNRTLYHITLWTFVLALGHFLSEAFIYKTAPLTIGVMAPLIVASFSIIGMLIGFQCIPETQEEVGARQKKRN; from the exons ATGAGTCGCTTTCTGAACGTCCTGCGGAGCTGGCTGGTGATGGTGTCCGTCATCGCGATGGGAAACACCGTGCAGAGTTTCAGAGATCACAGCTTTCTGTCAGAGAAGCTCTACACAGGCACGCCAGAGTTTG TGAACGGTCTCCAAGCTCGAACATTTGGTATTTGGACGTTGCTGTCGTCGATCATTCGCTGTTCCTGCGCCATTGATATCCAGAACAGAAC GCTGTATCACATCACCTTATGGACGTTCGTGCTGGCGTTgggtcacttcctgtctgaagcCTTCATCTATAAAACAGCTCCCCTCACTATCGGGGTCATGGCTCCTCTCATTGTGGCAA GTTTCTCCATCATAGGGATGCTGATTGGATTCCAGTGTATCCCAGAGACACAAGAGGAAGTCGGAGCGCGACAGAAGAAGCGAAACTGA